A part of Paenibacillus donghaensis genomic DNA contains:
- the rsgA gene encoding ribosome small subunit-dependent GTPase A, which produces MLIVEQYGWNESWSMTWKEWTNSSKNGPEPSLVPARIIGDFGSKYKIMTAQGELWAELAGKLRGTLEDSGQYPAIGDWVAVAILDGDSRAVIHGVLPRHSLISRKAAGSVPQEQIIAANVDTLFLVSALNADFNVRRMERYLIMAWNSGARPVILLTKADLCPDAEEHILEMERAAPGVAIHAVSAFQDQGREQLLPYIGAGQTVALTGSSGCGKSTLVNWLSSREVQLTQDVREGDSRGRHTTTHRELFILPDGGIIIDTPGMRELQLWEDGGGLERAFGEISALAAECRYSDCRHEREEGCAVLAAVADGTLPEQRLLSYRKTQRELRFQSGKEQKQKQKRKGSTAAAKGSAAKPRDRSWRRQVEEF; this is translated from the coding sequence ATGTTAATAGTTGAACAATACGGCTGGAATGAAAGCTGGAGCATGACATGGAAAGAATGGACGAACTCATCGAAGAATGGGCCGGAACCGTCGCTGGTCCCTGCCCGAATTATTGGTGACTTCGGCAGCAAATATAAAATTATGACCGCACAGGGTGAACTATGGGCAGAGCTGGCCGGCAAGCTGCGGGGGACGTTGGAGGATTCCGGGCAATATCCGGCGATCGGCGACTGGGTAGCAGTGGCCATTCTGGATGGAGACAGCCGTGCCGTCATTCATGGCGTGCTGCCCCGGCACAGTCTGATCTCGCGCAAGGCGGCAGGCTCAGTACCCCAGGAGCAGATTATTGCCGCGAATGTGGATACCTTGTTCCTGGTCAGCGCGCTAAATGCCGACTTCAATGTGCGGCGGATGGAACGTTATTTGATTATGGCCTGGAACAGCGGAGCACGCCCGGTCATTCTGCTGACCAAAGCCGACTTGTGCCCGGATGCGGAGGAGCATATTCTGGAGATGGAGCGCGCCGCTCCGGGTGTGGCCATCCATGCGGTCAGCGCCTTTCAGGACCAGGGCCGCGAGCAGCTGCTGCCCTATATTGGCGCCGGGCAGACGGTAGCGTTGACCGGCTCCTCGGGCTGCGGCAAGTCAACGCTGGTCAACTGGCTCAGTAGCCGGGAAGTGCAGCTCACCCAGGATGTGCGGGAGGGGGACAGCCGGGGACGGCACACGACCACCCATCGCGAGCTGTTCATCCTGCCGGATGGCGGCATTATCATCGACACGCCGGGAATGCGCGAGCTGCAGCTGTGGGAAGATGGCGGCGGGCTGGAGCGGGCCTTCGGCGAGATCAGCGCGCTTGCGGCCGAATGCCGCTACAGCGACTGCCGGCATGAACGGGAGGAAGGCTGCGCCGTGCTGGCGGCGGTTGCGGATGGAACGCTGCCCGAGCAGCGCCTGCTGAGTTACCGCAAGACCCAGCGCGAACTGCGCTTCCAGTCCGGTAAGGAGCAGAAGCAGAAGCAGAAGCGCAAGGGCAGCACGGCAGCAGCCAAAGGCAGTGCAGCGAAGCCGAGAGACCGCAGCTGGCGCAGGCAGGTCGAGGAGTTCTAG
- a CDS encoding HAD family hydrolase → MHEIKALLFDLDNTLLDRDHTFRSFCTKFVQDFLGHLQPDAAEAVIQDIIVRDADGYRDKDGFFAELSEVLPWKETVSAAQIREYYDSTYANHGALMQHAAEILDYCRERGYELGLVTNGRTEIQYAKIDAFSLRGYFKAIVVSGEAGISKPEPEIYRLALARLGSSAEETLFIGDHPVNDIWGAGRAGMSGVWLRRNHSWGEELDSQPWKTIDHLQELKKIL, encoded by the coding sequence ATGCATGAAATTAAAGCACTGCTGTTTGATCTGGACAATACCTTGCTGGACCGTGACCATACGTTCCGCAGCTTCTGCACTAAGTTTGTGCAGGATTTCCTGGGACATTTGCAGCCGGATGCTGCAGAGGCGGTCATTCAGGACATCATCGTAAGGGATGCGGACGGCTACCGTGACAAGGACGGTTTTTTTGCCGAGCTTAGTGAGGTGCTGCCCTGGAAGGAGACCGTCTCGGCCGCTCAGATCCGTGAATACTATGACTCGACCTATGCCAACCACGGTGCGCTTATGCAGCATGCTGCAGAGATCCTCGACTATTGCCGTGAGCGGGGATACGAGCTGGGACTGGTAACCAACGGCAGAACGGAAATTCAATATGCCAAAATAGATGCCTTCAGCCTTCGCGGCTACTTCAAGGCTATCGTAGTTTCCGGGGAAGCGGGCATCAGCAAGCCGGAGCCGGAAATCTACCGGCTTGCGCTTGCGCGGCTGGGCAGCAGCGCGGAGGAAACCCTGTTCATCGGTGACCATCCGGTCAATGATATCTGGGGAGCAGGGCGCGCCGGGATGTCTGGGGTGTGGCTGCGCCGCAACCATTCATGGGGCGAGGAGCTGGACAGCCAGCCCTGGAAGACGATTGACCATTTGCAGGAGCTTAAGAAAATTCTCTAA
- a CDS encoding DUF3939 domain-containing protein — protein sequence MIFKRAKKNSLTDPVTVTLLQIKQAVRQFEADMPAPINRTALMKEDQSIDLTRLKRYLGGVPQQKFYMSRETYEIFEEADKLVPYYLDMVQSAVDNYISDTGKLPLLEDAWLPEVHYRLLATESYLKETPPFPLYITDEEMMLTHRAEHFE from the coding sequence ATGATCTTCAAACGCGCCAAAAAAAATTCGCTAACTGATCCCGTAACGGTCACTTTACTGCAAATAAAGCAAGCTGTACGACAATTCGAAGCAGATATGCCCGCTCCGATCAATCGTACCGCACTGATGAAGGAAGACCAGAGTATAGATCTGACCCGCCTGAAGCGCTACCTGGGCGGTGTGCCGCAGCAGAAATTCTATATGTCCCGTGAAACGTATGAGATTTTTGAGGAAGCAGACAAGCTTGTTCCGTATTATCTGGACATGGTTCAGTCGGCGGTGGACAACTATATCAGCGATACAGGCAAGCTTCCGCTGCTTGAAGATGCCTGGCTGCCTGAGGTTCATTACCGTCTGCTGGCGACAGAGAGCTATCTGAAGGAAACGCCGCCATTTCCGCTGTATATTACCGACGAGGAAATGATGCTGACGCACCGGGCCGAGCATTTTGAATAA
- a CDS encoding metalloregulator ArsR/SmtB family transcription factor, which translates to MQLDKIVNYHKALADPTRLRMLLLLSTEELNGQALAEKLNLSQPTVTHHATKLREAAMIKERRDKNTVYFKLNPECIQQFSDASLQFIFAKGGQSMEEQSPENSLRDSVLRNFFAKDGHLKQIPAQHKKKLIALQFLVEKLEPGVVYTEKEINEFIKPYHEDFATIRREFIMHQFMYRENDKYELNPPEMWTHWENVK; encoded by the coding sequence ATGCAGCTGGATAAAATAGTGAATTATCACAAGGCTCTGGCAGACCCTACCCGCTTGCGGATGCTGCTGTTGTTGTCTACAGAAGAGCTTAACGGGCAGGCGCTCGCCGAGAAGCTGAATCTGTCCCAGCCTACCGTAACCCATCATGCGACCAAGCTGCGGGAAGCGGCGATGATTAAGGAAAGACGTGACAAGAACACCGTCTATTTCAAGCTGAACCCGGAGTGTATCCAGCAATTCTCGGATGCCTCGCTGCAGTTTATCTTTGCGAAAGGAGGCCAGAGCATGGAGGAGCAATCGCCTGAGAACAGTCTCAGAGATTCGGTTTTGCGTAATTTTTTCGCCAAAGACGGCCATCTGAAACAGATTCCTGCCCAGCACAAGAAGAAGCTGATCGCACTGCAATTTCTCGTGGAGAAGCTGGAGCCGGGGGTAGTCTATACCGAGAAAGAGATTAATGAATTCATCAAGCCGTACCATGAGGACTTTGCCACCATCCGCCGTGAATTTATTATGCACCAGTTTATGTACCGCGAGAATGACAAATACGAACTGAATCCGCCGGAGATGTGGACTCATTGGGAAAATGTCAAATAA
- a CDS encoding YpdA family putative bacillithiol disulfide reductase — protein MKDVIIIGAGPCGLSAAMECRRQGLSTLIIEKNFIVHSIYLYPTNMQFFSTTELLEIGGVPFTSPNDKPFRHEALVYYRRAAQQHELEIASYEEVLSVEPIEGGVYAVHTVNLRGEQQKREAANIVIATGYFDQPNWIGIPGEELPKVSHYFGEAHPYSGMKVAVIGGSNSAVDAALELVRVGATVDMVYRGESISENIKPWVRPIFESMVAKEKITLHLQSRVTEITAGSVLLTRQNGETGLLDNDFVLALTGFRPSRTLLASVGAEMDDSLDKPVFNTATMETTVPGIYVAGVIASGRNANEVFIETGRGHGHLIANHIHARRLADKELKH, from the coding sequence ATGAAAGACGTCATCATTATCGGAGCCGGCCCCTGCGGACTATCCGCGGCCATGGAATGCCGCCGCCAGGGGCTGTCGACCCTGATTATCGAGAAGAACTTTATTGTCCATTCCATCTATCTGTACCCGACCAATATGCAATTCTTCAGCACCACTGAGCTGCTAGAAATTGGCGGAGTCCCATTCACTTCCCCTAACGACAAGCCCTTCCGCCATGAAGCGCTCGTATACTACCGCCGCGCCGCGCAGCAGCATGAGCTGGAGATTGCCTCCTATGAGGAGGTGCTGTCAGTGGAACCAATTGAAGGCGGTGTTTATGCCGTGCATACGGTCAATCTGCGCGGAGAGCAGCAGAAGCGCGAGGCCGCCAATATCGTCATTGCCACCGGGTACTTCGACCAGCCCAACTGGATTGGCATCCCTGGCGAAGAGCTGCCCAAGGTGTCCCATTATTTCGGGGAAGCCCATCCTTATTCCGGGATGAAGGTTGCAGTAATCGGCGGCAGCAACTCTGCGGTTGATGCCGCACTGGAGCTGGTAAGGGTTGGTGCTACCGTGGATATGGTATACCGCGGAGAGAGCATCTCGGAGAACATCAAGCCCTGGGTACGCCCTATCTTTGAGAGCATGGTCGCCAAAGAGAAGATCACGCTGCATCTGCAGTCCCGTGTCACTGAAATCACAGCCGGTTCCGTGCTGCTTACCCGCCAGAACGGTGAGACCGGATTGCTCGATAATGACTTTGTGCTGGCCTTGACGGGTTTCCGGCCCAGCCGCACCCTGCTGGCTTCGGTAGGCGCCGAGATGGACGACAGCCTTGACAAGCCGGTCTTCAATACTGCCACCATGGAGACCACGGTGCCGGGGATCTATGTCGCCGGTGTAATCGCCTCCGGGCGCAACGCCAACGAGGTGTTCATCGAGACCGGACGCGGGCACGGCCACTTGATTGCTAACCATATTCACGCCAGACGCCTGGCAGACAAGGAGTTGAAGCACTAA
- a CDS encoding DUF441 domain-containing protein — protein MDMTSLILLALAALGIISSNNTITIAMLVLLLLRVLGLQQTFPWLEKYGLTIGIIILTIGVMTPLASGRISLQMIGQSFLHWKSLAAIGIGILVAYLGGRGVVLMGSQPTVVAGLLIGTIIGVAFFKGVPVGPLIAAGILSLVIGRM, from the coding sequence ATGGATATGACCTCGCTGATCCTGCTGGCACTCGCCGCACTCGGTATTATCAGCAGCAACAATACGATTACCATTGCCATGCTAGTATTGCTGCTGCTGCGGGTGCTGGGTCTGCAGCAGACTTTTCCCTGGCTGGAGAAATACGGGCTGACCATCGGCATAATCATTCTGACGATCGGGGTGATGACCCCGCTGGCCTCGGGCAGAATCTCGCTGCAAATGATCGGCCAATCCTTTCTCCACTGGAAATCTCTGGCCGCCATCGGTATAGGCATTCTGGTCGCCTACTTGGGCGGACGCGGGGTTGTACTGATGGGCAGCCAGCCTACTGTGGTCGCCGGCCTGCTGATCGGTACGATTATTGGAGTAGCCTTCTTCAAGGGTGTCCCGGTTGGTCCGTTGATTGCCGCCGGCATTCTGTCCCTCGTGATCGGACGGATGTAG
- a CDS encoding ABC transporter ATP-binding protein, whose amino-acid sequence MKLWKSYYPFVRPYMKWIVLTLMIGMIKFSIPLTLPLILKYVVDDLLMNNAMTPQERVSQLMLILGGALILFVVVRGPVEYYRQYFAQLITSKVLFDMRNKLYSHLQRLSLRYYQNTKVGEAISRFINDVEQTKNLVEVGMMNVWLDMFTLVFALGFMFYLNPLLSLVSIAILPFYGIAVSMLYKRLKLLTKDRSQALAGIQGYLHERIQGIAVIRSFTMEKVDQKQFEQINGHFLQKAMAQTRWNAITFAIINTLTDIAPLLVIGYGGYQVINGHLTLGTFVAFFGYLDRMYAPLRRLINSSTVLTQASASLERVLELLEEPYDIVDEPGAKPLIDPSGAIDFRKVWFKYNEENDWVLKNIELSINPGQTVAFVGMSGGGKSSLISLIPRFYDITEGSLQVDGQDIRGLTQESLRRTVGMVLQDNFLFSGSVRDNILFGNPQAEEAEIMAAAEAANAHDFIMQLPEGYDTEVGERGVKLSGGQKQRVAIARVFLKDPKVLILDEATSALDLESEHLIQQALQSLSSQRTTLIVAHRLSTITHADQIVVMENGEISERGTHEQLMALDGSYARLFNVQHLDS is encoded by the coding sequence GTGAAACTTTGGAAATCTTATTATCCTTTTGTACGCCCGTATATGAAATGGATTGTGCTGACGCTGATGATCGGCATGATCAAATTCAGCATCCCGCTGACCCTGCCGCTGATTCTCAAATATGTGGTCGATGACCTGCTGATGAACAATGCCATGACCCCGCAGGAGCGGGTCTCACAGCTGATGCTGATTCTGGGCGGTGCATTAATCCTGTTCGTGGTGGTGCGGGGACCGGTGGAATATTACCGCCAGTATTTCGCTCAGCTGATTACGAGCAAGGTATTGTTCGACATGCGCAACAAGCTGTACAGCCATCTGCAGCGGCTCTCGCTGCGGTATTACCAGAATACCAAGGTGGGCGAGGCCATCTCCAGATTCATTAATGATGTCGAGCAGACCAAGAACCTGGTGGAGGTCGGCATGATGAATGTCTGGCTGGACATGTTCACGCTGGTGTTCGCGCTTGGGTTTATGTTCTATTTGAATCCGTTGCTGTCGCTCGTTTCCATCGCGATTCTTCCATTCTATGGCATTGCCGTTAGCATGCTCTACAAGCGGCTGAAGCTGCTGACCAAGGACCGTTCCCAGGCGCTTGCCGGGATTCAGGGGTATCTGCATGAACGGATTCAGGGAATCGCCGTTATTCGCAGCTTTACGATGGAGAAAGTGGACCAGAAGCAGTTTGAGCAGATTAACGGCCACTTCCTGCAAAAAGCAATGGCCCAGACCCGCTGGAATGCCATCACCTTTGCGATTATCAACACGCTGACGGATATTGCCCCGCTGCTGGTGATTGGTTATGGCGGCTACCAGGTTATCAACGGGCACCTCACGCTGGGAACCTTTGTGGCGTTCTTCGGATATCTGGACCGGATGTATGCACCGCTGCGGCGGCTGATCAACTCCTCTACCGTTCTGACCCAGGCCTCGGCTTCGCTGGAGCGTGTGCTGGAACTGCTGGAGGAGCCTTACGATATTGTGGACGAGCCTGGCGCGAAGCCGCTGATTGATCCATCGGGAGCGATTGATTTCCGTAAAGTCTGGTTCAAGTACAACGAGGAGAATGACTGGGTGCTGAAAAATATAGAGCTGAGCATTAACCCGGGCCAGACAGTGGCTTTTGTCGGCATGAGCGGCGGCGGAAAGTCCTCGCTAATCAGTCTGATCCCGCGGTTCTATGATATTACCGAGGGCAGTCTGCAGGTGGACGGGCAGGATATCCGCGGGCTGACGCAGGAGAGTCTGCGCAGAACGGTCGGCATGGTGCTGCAGGACAATTTCCTCTTCAGCGGCTCGGTGCGGGATAATATTCTGTTCGGCAATCCCCAGGCAGAGGAAGCGGAGATTATGGCGGCAGCCGAGGCAGCCAATGCCCATGATTTCATTATGCAGCTGCCGGAGGGCTACGATACCGAGGTCGGTGAGCGCGGAGTGAAGCTGTCCGGCGGACAGAAACAGCGTGTAGCGATTGCCAGAGTGTTCCTGAAGGACCCCAAGGTGCTCATCCTGGATGAGGCAACCTCGGCGCTCGATCTGGAATCGGAGCATCTGATCCAGCAAGCGCTCCAGTCACTGTCCTCGCAGCGTACAACGCTGATTGTGGCCCACCGCCTGTCGACAATCACCCATGCGGACCAGATTGTGGTAATGGAGAACGGTGAGATCAGTGAGCGCGGTACCCATGAGCAGCTGATGGCGCTGGACGGAAGTTACGCCAGACTGTTTAATGTGCAGCATTTGGATAGTTAA
- a CDS encoding ADP-heptose synthase — translation MSRQFVTEAIMMVIYGELLAPGNPVEYIIPYISVMELYEVADSAEPVMNDPEEDKYIRPKIRELISYFEEPLNAKKIDRCLAVPWAKSSGILLGSQVQIKIINSIDTAPYGETFDRIETEMLLISQREKVPILTDQSELIRRIFEGSVPVQVYDVDDFEYAMEEKSRNPI, via the coding sequence ATGTCCAGACAATTTGTGACGGAAGCGATCATGATGGTGATCTATGGCGAGTTGCTTGCGCCAGGCAATCCTGTAGAATATATAATTCCCTATATCAGCGTGATGGAATTATATGAGGTGGCAGACAGTGCCGAACCCGTCATGAACGACCCCGAGGAAGATAAATACATCCGGCCCAAGATCCGCGAGCTGATCTCCTATTTCGAGGAGCCGCTCAACGCCAAGAAGATTGACCGCTGCCTGGCTGTACCGTGGGCTAAGAGCTCAGGCATTCTGCTCGGCAGCCAGGTCCAGATCAAAATTATCAACAGCATTGATACAGCTCCCTACGGCGAAACCTTTGACCGGATCGAGACGGAGATGCTGCTGATCTCGCAGCGCGAGAAGGTGCCGATCCTGACAGACCAATCCGAGCTGATCCGGCGTATCTTTGAAGGCAGCGTGCCTGTCCAGGTATATGATGTAGATGATTTCGAATATGCCATGGAAGAGAAATCCCGCAATCCAATCTGA
- a CDS encoding HesB/YadR/YfhF family protein: protein MTMEISQPAAAWFKRELGLDNGEYIRLFPRYSSGGGLHPGFSLGIMVEKPGGPAVEVRQEGIVFYMEEQDLWYMEGYSLLINYSEAEDDIAYIYTEIPAAESTSGL from the coding sequence ATGACTATGGAGATTAGCCAACCAGCGGCAGCCTGGTTCAAAAGAGAGCTTGGCCTGGATAACGGAGAGTACATCCGTCTATTTCCCAGATACAGCTCCGGAGGCGGGCTTCACCCCGGATTCTCGCTCGGCATTATGGTTGAGAAGCCGGGCGGGCCGGCGGTCGAGGTGAGGCAGGAGGGAATCGTATTCTACATGGAGGAACAGGACTTGTGGTACATGGAGGGCTACAGCCTGCTGATCAACTATTCTGAAGCTGAGGATGACATAGCGTACATTTACACAGAAATACCAGCAGCTGAGAGTACCTCCGGATTATAG
- a CDS encoding ABC transporter ATP-binding protein, with the protein MFSVLRNLGWFFRREKKRYMIGLVLLIVVGVLELLPPRLLGNAIDDIVRGSITGTSLVRYIGLIVLLLLIIYWLSYIWMHKLFGGSNLVERLLRSRFMNHLMVMTPSFFERNRTGDLMARATNDIRAVSATVGFGMLTLVDSTVYLSVVLLAMGFLVSWKLTLAAVLPLPMIAVAMIFYGRAIHDRYSLAQDAFGDMNDQVLESVSGVRVIRAYVQERLDEKRFSDITEDVYRKNMAVARVDAFFEPTIRLFVGMSYIIGLTYGIYLVFRNQITLGDLVSFNMYLGMIVWPMFAIGELINIMQRGNASLERIDETVNTRPDVQDAVSPVQIKDPADIEFKNVTFRYPTSTIDNLSGVSLSLSQGQTLGIVGRTGSGKSTLLKQLLHEYPTGSGDILFSGVPIEQIALDRLHSWMGYVPQEQILFSKTVRQNIQFGLDNADDDTILEAISAAAFRSDLVTLSDGLDTLVGERGVSLSGGQKQRVSLSRAFISNPDILILDDALSAVDARTEAQIIENIRQERAGKTTLISTHRLSAVEHADLIIVLDNGLITERGTHQELLNQGGWYREQYERQQVENKLTE; encoded by the coding sequence TTGTTCTCCGTTCTCCGCAATCTCGGCTGGTTCTTCCGCCGCGAGAAAAAACGCTACATGATTGGACTTGTTTTATTGATTGTAGTAGGTGTACTTGAGCTTCTCCCCCCGCGTCTGCTGGGCAATGCGATTGATGATATTGTGCGCGGCTCCATCACGGGAACGTCTCTGGTAAGGTACATCGGACTTATTGTGCTGCTCCTGCTCATTATTTACTGGCTCTCCTACATATGGATGCACAAGCTGTTCGGCGGCTCCAATCTGGTGGAGCGGCTGCTGCGCTCACGGTTCATGAATCATTTGATGGTCATGACCCCTTCCTTTTTTGAACGCAACCGCACCGGTGATCTGATGGCCCGTGCCACCAATGATATCCGCGCCGTATCGGCAACGGTCGGCTTCGGGATGCTGACGCTGGTTGACTCTACCGTCTACCTCTCGGTAGTTCTGCTGGCGATGGGTTTCCTGGTCAGCTGGAAGCTTACACTGGCGGCGGTGCTGCCGCTGCCGATGATTGCTGTGGCCATGATTTTCTACGGCAGAGCCATTCATGACCGCTACAGTCTGGCCCAGGATGCCTTCGGCGATATGAATGACCAGGTGCTGGAGTCGGTCTCCGGGGTGCGGGTCATCCGCGCCTATGTCCAGGAACGCCTGGATGAGAAACGTTTCAGTGACATTACCGAAGATGTGTACCGCAAAAATATGGCCGTAGCCCGGGTAGACGCCTTCTTCGAGCCGACCATCCGTTTATTCGTTGGGATGAGTTATATTATCGGTTTGACTTACGGGATCTACCTTGTGTTCCGCAATCAAATCACGCTGGGTGACCTGGTGTCGTTCAATATGTATCTCGGTATGATTGTATGGCCGATGTTCGCCATCGGCGAGCTGATCAATATTATGCAGCGCGGCAACGCTTCCCTGGAGCGGATTGATGAGACGGTGAATACCCGTCCGGATGTCCAGGATGCAGTTAGTCCGGTTCAGATTAAGGACCCGGCAGACATCGAATTTAAGAATGTAACGTTCCGTTATCCAACCTCGACGATCGATAATCTGTCGGGAGTAAGCCTGTCCCTCTCCCAGGGTCAGACGCTTGGGATCGTCGGCCGTACCGGCAGCGGTAAATCGACATTGCTGAAGCAGCTGCTGCATGAATACCCGACCGGGTCGGGAGATATCCTGTTCTCGGGTGTGCCGATTGAGCAGATTGCCCTGGACCGTCTGCACAGCTGGATGGGTTATGTGCCGCAGGAACAGATTCTTTTCTCCAAAACTGTACGCCAGAACATCCAGTTCGGCCTCGACAACGCTGACGATGATACGATTCTTGAAGCGATCTCGGCAGCGGCTTTCCGCAGCGATCTGGTGACCTTGTCCGACGGACTGGACACCCTGGTCGGTGAACGCGGCGTCTCGTTGTCCGGCGGACAGAAGCAGCGTGTCTCGCTCTCCAGAGCCTTCATCTCGAATCCGGATATCCTGATTCTGGACGATGCCCTCTCTGCCGTTGACGCACGTACGGAAGCACAGATCATCGAGAATATCCGCCAGGAGCGCGCTGGCAAAACAACCTTAATCTCCACGCACCGCCTCTCGGCGGTGGAGCATGCCGACCTGATTATTGTGCTGGATAACGGTCTAATCACCGAACGCGGCACACATCAAGAGCTGCTTAATCAAGGCGGCTGGTATCGCGAGCAGTATGAGCGCCAGCAGGTGGAGAATAAACTGACGGAATAA
- a CDS encoding ABC transporter ATP-binding protein has translation MTQSTGKRLLHYALTAKKTFLAALLLLSIGVAAELAGPFIAKNMIDNHMLAIERPYHVTSSPEQAVLYNGTYYKRGDRFEAGETKGQEVRVLQEGRSFYFINEAVTQPDGERNFSNGQLSIQRGGETLVYPAVKLSAEELFTFYKPELPGIYELVGLYAIFLVISILAEFGKTYWLQSSANQVIRKLRTDVYAHIQRLPVHFFDNLPAGKVVSRVTNDTEAIKDLFIAVLSNFSTGIINLIGVYIALFLLNVRLGLISLFIVPILILWIVLYRKIATKYNTIIRSRLSEINAIINESIQGMSIIRIFRRQKQSLAEFEQLNDDYLKYQNKMLNLNAFTSHNLVNSLRSLSFVMVLWYFGLGSLDGTTFVSLGVLYAFVDVLSRLFQPITGMVNQLANLDSSMVSAGRVFTLMDEPGEPVTDDSMPRYKGMVEFNDVSFAYKKDFVLNDINFQAHSGETVALVGHTGSGKSSIINLLFRFYDPQRGSITIDGQKVTDIPKQWLRNHMGIVLQDPYLFTGTILSNVTLGDERITRERAERALREVGADKLLSHLPQGFDEPVVEKGSTLSAGQRQLISFARALAFDPAILILDEATASIDTETESVIQEALEVLKKGRTTFIIAHRLSTIRSADQILVLHRGEIVERGSHQELMTLGGRYFRMYQLQVGASAEEGQNSSMLASPASAPSL, from the coding sequence GTGACACAGAGTACAGGCAAACGCCTGCTGCATTATGCACTAACAGCCAAAAAGACTTTTCTCGCAGCCCTACTGCTGCTTTCTATTGGCGTGGCGGCTGAGCTGGCCGGCCCTTTTATCGCCAAAAACATGATCGACAACCATATGCTGGCCATTGAGCGGCCATACCATGTAACTTCTTCTCCTGAGCAGGCTGTCTTGTATAACGGCACCTACTATAAACGGGGTGACCGCTTTGAAGCGGGCGAAACCAAAGGACAGGAAGTACGGGTGCTGCAGGAGGGCCGCAGCTTCTATTTCATCAATGAGGCTGTTACTCAGCCTGACGGTGAACGGAACTTCAGCAACGGCCAGCTGAGCATTCAGCGCGGGGGGGAGACACTCGTCTACCCTGCCGTCAAACTGTCTGCCGAAGAACTGTTTACTTTTTACAAGCCGGAGCTGCCCGGAATTTACGAGCTGGTAGGCCTGTACGCCATCTTCCTGGTCATTTCGATTCTAGCCGAATTCGGCAAAACCTACTGGCTGCAATCCTCAGCCAACCAGGTCATCCGCAAGCTGCGCACCGATGTGTATGCACATATCCAGCGGCTGCCGGTGCACTTTTTTGACAATTTGCCTGCGGGCAAGGTCGTCTCCCGGGTCACCAATGATACGGAAGCGATCAAGGATCTGTTCATCGCAGTATTGTCCAATTTCAGCACAGGAATTATCAACCTGATCGGCGTATATATTGCCTTGTTTCTGCTTAACGTCCGGCTCGGCCTGATCAGCCTGTTCATTGTTCCGATTCTCATACTGTGGATTGTGCTGTACCGTAAGATCGCCACCAAATATAATACGATCATCCGCTCCCGGCTCAGTGAGATTAATGCGATTATCAATGAGTCGATTCAGGGGATGTCGATTATCCGCATCTTCCGCCGCCAGAAGCAGAGTCTGGCCGAATTCGAGCAGTTGAATGATGATTACCTGAAATATCAGAACAAAATGCTCAATCTGAACGCTTTTACCTCTCACAACCTGGTCAATTCCCTGCGCAGTCTGTCGTTTGTAATGGTACTGTGGTATTTCGGCCTCGGCAGTCTCGACGGTACGACGTTTGTGTCACTTGGTGTGCTGTATGCTTTTGTCGATGTGCTGTCGCGGCTGTTCCAGCCGATTACAGGGATGGTCAACCAGCTGGCCAATCTGGATTCCTCAATGGTCTCCGCCGGACGCGTATTTACGCTGATGGACGAACCGGGAGAACCGGTAACTGACGACTCGATGCCTCGCTACAAGGGAATGGTGGAATTCAACGACGTTTCCTTTGCTTACAAAAAAGACTTCGTGCTAAACGATATCAACTTCCAAGCCCATTCGGGAGAAACTGTGGCGCTTGTAGGTCATACCGGCTCCGGCAAAAGCTCGATCATTAACCTGCTGTTCCGTTTCTATGATCCGCAGCGCGGCTCAATCACGATTGACGGCCAGAAGGTCACCGACATTCCCAAGCAGTGGCTGCGCAATCACATGGGCATCGTACTGCAGGATCCATACCTGTTCACAGGTACCATCCTCTCCAACGTCACGCTCGGGGATGAACGCATTACCCGCGAACGGGCGGAGCGGGCCCTGCGCGAGGTAGGTGCCGATAAACTGCTGTCCCATCTGCCACAGGGCTTTGATGAGCCGGTGGTGGAGAAAGGCAGCACACTTTCGGCCGGGCAGCGTCAGCTGATCTCTTTTGCCCGTGCGCTGGCCTTCGATCCTGCGATTCTGATCCTGGATGAGGCCACCGCCAGCATTGATACGGAGACGGAGAGCGTCATTCAGGAAGCGCTGGAGGTGCTCAAAAAAGGGCGCACCACCTTCATCATCGCCCACCGCCTCTCCACCATCCGCAGCGCAGACCAGATTCTGGTGCTGCACCGCGGCGAGATTGTGGAACGCGGCAGCCACCAGGAGCTGATGACGCTGGGTGGCAGATACTTCCGTATGTATCAGCTGCAGGTGGGAGCTTCTGCGGAAGAAGGACAGAACAGCTCAATGCTGGCCAGCCCTGCTTCCGCCCCTAGCTTATAA